GCACAGGCTACAACCTGTGCAGAATGGAACATTCCATTCGCTTAAATGTATCTCTTCAAATTCTACTGTATTATCAATTTCTTGTATTTGTTCTTTTACTTTCTCGGTTAACCTCCATGTATTACCTTTATGTGGACTGCCGTTAATTACCAATATTCTCATTTTGCATATCCCCCAATTATATGATTAAATAAATACTACTTACTTCGTCTTTTCCCATAATTATGTCCCAATAAAACCAAATCCAAAAACCTTTTAAGCTGTCACTCTTTTTAACTAAAATTACGTATAACATCTCGCACTCACGACGTTTGCTAGCCTAAGATAGCTCCTATCTTAGGCTGTCAAATGTGCGCAGCGAACGGGTGTATTTTGTTATGTGCAGTCACCAAACACATTCTTCACAAATGTTATAAGAGACATTAGGCACTAACTCACCTGATTTAATCATAGAAACAACCTTTTCTCTGTCTTTAAGATTTATGTTAAAGTCTCTTCCAAGAATTATATTCGTAAATGGAACAAAACAAACAATTAGTATTGTTATTATACTAATTGCAAAAGGAATAATTACTCCAAATCTTTCTTTTCGCACATTTCGTATAAAGTATACTATGCTCCAAATCACTCCTCCCAAAAACAACAAGCCAATAAACAATTCTACTAAAGGTTCTAAGAACACTGTAATAATTTCAATTAAGCGCCATCTGAAAATATTTATAAGCATCAATAAAACACTTGATACAATAGAAAAATATAATACTTTTGGAATACGCTTCTTTTCTCTACTTAGTTCCATGATTAAACCTCCTTCTCAATATGGGATTGCACATAACGTCTCCCACTCACGACGTGCCTCAGCGTTACAGAAACTTAGAAAAGCTTACATAGCTCTTATGTTAGTTTTTCTAAGTTCCGGCTCGGTTAGCTGAGACATGTGCTTTGGCTTCTTCGAAGGCTAGAATAACATGCAGCCAAAGCGAACTTGAGTGCACTGTTATCTGAAGGAACAATATAACCTTTAATGACTTTCCATAAGATTTAGATTAACAGATAGATATATTTATTAGTATTTATACACTTTGAATTATGCTCATAGTGTAACTATTCAATTATACCTTCGACCAATCCATACATTCGATAAAAGGCCAACCCATTCTTATTTTGTAACATACAAGACAGAGAGGCATATTCGTAGTCACTATTTGAGAAAATATTTTTAAAAGCATGTGTTAATAAGTATGTACCATACCCTAATCGATGAAAATCAGGTTTAACTACAAGTTTATCCACAATATTTCCGTTAAGCCAATAAAACCCTATAAGTTCGTTTCCTTTCCAAAATGATTTGAAAGAATCCGTAAAGTATTGTTTTCTACTTAAATCATGTATATATTTTATCGTATCATCCAAGTTGCTCGACGGAACTTGAAAACTAAAAGCATTATTCAGTAGCATACAATAGTCCTTTATTAAGCTTATATCAAACATATTTTCAATTAATATAAGTTCATTTATTTTTTTATCAAAATCTTTTCTATAAAGAATAAACTCTTGAGAAATCCATGGATTACCTGGGTCAAAGATATACTCTGTTGTATCCATAACTAACACCACCTTATATAAATAATCCTAACAAACTTATTTTTTACTTTTTTATAACTATTGATTTTGTAATTTAACTTATAATTTTGCTCTGAAATTATACTACTCTTTCAGATAACGTTCCCGTGTTGCCGACGTTTCTGAACCAGACCCTTAAGGAATACCCCTTGGCGTGCTTGCACCGGTAAAGAAATATACCTTGGCGACAACTTTGTACATAACCTATATATTGATTATAACCCACAATTTTACACATGCCTACATAAAAAAAGTTCACCAGCCAAGGTGAACGGCAACATTTTGTTATACGCTGCTTTAGACTCTACACTTTGAGCTGAGTCCAATCAAAAATTCAAATTTGCTTCACATAATATGAATATTGTGTAGTTAAGTATTTATAATTAACACAAAAGAAAATTTATAAACTTATCTCTAATCCGTCATAAGCGATGTGATAGCCACTTTTTGTTGCTAACTTTTCCATCACCTCATGAATATCATTACCCTCGTGTGATATATGTGTTGCATAAACTATACTGTTTTCATCAATAATCTCTTCTTCTTTCATTCTCCTAATAATATCAATAACTTGTCCTGCATCCAGATATCCACCAGCATTAAAACCTTCTCCATATGTATGATCAAGAATAACTAAAGCAAGCTTAAACTTTTTTAAAATATTCCATGCCCTATCGGATAACCTCAGCAAATCAGTTCCATACAAAATACTTCTATTATCGGAACTAATTATAAATATTAAGGAGTTCTCACTAACATCATGTAAAGATTCTATAGCTGTAATAAAATATTTACCTATCTTAATACAATCCCCATTATCGATATACTTAATATCCATACTAAGTATATCTAGCCAATTTGAATCAAACAAATCGGCATTAGATTCCTCAGTTTTGAGCCATTTATCTAAAGACTTTACGGTGTCTATAGATGCTAATAAATCAATACGTTCTATATTTTCTGTTGCATACTCTTTAAGACGTGTTATTAAGTGTCCTGCAGCAAAATGGTCAGAATGTCCATGAGTTTGTAGGATATATTTGACCTTGGTCAAATCAATATTATACATAGCAGATGAAGTTACAACATCAGGTCCTAAATCAATAAGTAAATCTTCATTTATAAGCAAGGATGCTCTTTTTCTTAAATCTTTTCCTTTCTTTATTCGAGCACTTTGACATACTCTACATTTACAAAAGACCAACGGACATGATGTTGCCGCTGAAGTACCTAAAAACATTATTCTCATTTAGTTTCACATACTTTCTATTCAAACTTTTTATATGTCATAATTTACAATTTCGCATTATAAAAAAATATGCATTAACTAAGCCACACATTATGCTCATTTGTTCATTTAGACAAATTGGAATTTGTATACTCGTAATAGACAATAAGATTCACTTTTTTGTTTTTATGTGTAATATGAGAGATAATATCAAGCATATTGCAGTTGGAGGCAAAAACAGTACGCTGTGAATTAAAACATCGAGTTCAGCCCCAGTAGAAGCATATGGGCTATACTCTTGAATATTGTAAATATAAAATATGCCTGCAAAATAGCACATTAATAGTACGATTCCTATTCCAAATAAAATTTTTACTTTAATACCTATTTTAATTTTAGACTTCATTTAGTAACCTCCTACATTAAATATATAATTCTTGATTAAAATCTCATAGACAAATTACTATTTGTTTGCAAATCATATAAATAATTTTTACTTTGCAGTTTTCTACAATTGCGTCCCTATAAAAATAAACAAAAACTTTTAAGCTACCACTCTGTTAATCTAAAATTACATCTAACGTCTCGCATTCAAGACGTTCCTGAACCTAGCCAGACCTGGCTTGGTGAAGGAATGTGCTTTGGCTCCTTCAGAGGCTTGACCCTAGTTTAGCCAAAGCGAACTTGAATGTTTTGTTAGATGTAGTTTTAGCCGCTACACTTTGAGCTGAGTCTATTCTTTTAACCTTAAATTTAATTCGCATTAAAAGAAAAGTGCGTGGTAACACAGTTTCTGATTATGCTTATTTTGTGCGGTTGTATCCCTCAATTATTAATTGAATATTTTCTGAAATTGCTTTAGTGCCATCAAGATGAAGTATTGGACAAGCTAATGTTTTTGTCCATTCATCAATAATTGAAAGATTGCGAGTTCTAACAAATTCTAAAAAACCTTGTTCTTGCTCATACATATCGCCACCTACTAAAACACGTTCTCCATATTGTTCTAATGACCTGCGTTTCACACGTTCTAAACGTATATCAATCGGGACAGATAGGAATACACCTAATTTATACATAGAACTAATTTTATCACCATAATCACCTTTTACAGATGAAAGCACAAATGAATCACATTTCTCTATATCAACAAGCATTAATTCAATCACTGTATCTTTAGAGCGTGGTTTGGAGTAAGGAATTTCTGATTCTTCAAAGTAATAGTCTTCAACATCTAAATGTTTAATTTTTAGTTTACGAGCCAATTCACATCCTAATGTAGTTTTGCCACATCCATTTGCACCAAAAATAACAATTCCATTTGGCATTCTATACACCACCTAATATAAATAATCTTCCGTTCGCACTTATTTACAAGTCCGTCCTTAAAAAACAAATAAAAAACTTTTAAACTGTCACTCTGTTTATCTAAAATTACATCTAACTTAAATATTCCTTCTGTTACTGTCTGGATATACCTAACTTTAGCAGTATTCCCGACGTTCATGTCGGGAAATATTACTATAGCTTAAGATCTCCCACCCCTCATAACTTAAAATTTCTACTAGTGCCAAGCTTGTCTAAAGGACTTTGTATATTTGAAATATTTTTCTGAGTAACATGAGTATATATTTCAGTGGTTTTAGAGCTTGAATGCCCTAGCAACTCCTGTATAAATCTCAAGTCAGTACCGCCCTCAAGAAGATGAGTTGCAAATGAATGCCTTTTATGTAGAGCTCTCCATAAAAGACATTATGTAGAGTCAAATATTATGGGGAGTACATAGTGTTTTTCATGTATTTTAAGGTGATTACACTAAAATCACTCACCATAATACTTAAAAGCTATTCTATTCGCATAAGCCATTCAACCACTTCATTAGATCTCCATCTTCCTCCCATCTTGGAATTTCATCGGGGACTAAATCAACATATGCATTTTCAATAGCCTTTCTTTTCATTTCACTGTCCGCTCTCGCGTATATCTCTGTTGTAGAGCAATCTGCATGCCCAAGAAAATCACGTATATATATGAGATTTACTCCTGATTGAAGCAAGTGCATGGCTTTTGCATGACGGAGCACGTGAGGAGTTATATGAAAATTAACTTTAAATAAAGATTTTTCCCTTGCCATCTCCACATACTTATTTAAAATATAGGAAACTCCCCATCTAGATAGCTTCTGGTTCTTTTGATTTGTGAAAAGGTAATTATCTGTCTTTGCAAGCCCAAAATGATACTTTTTTATTTTAAGGTATTTTTCAAGTAGTTCTGATGTCCCGCCCATTAAAGGAACCTGACGAATCTTATTGCCCTTACCGTGCAAGGTAATTACTGAGGGATCAGAAAGCCGTATATCTTTAATCCTAATTTCTGTGAGTTCTTGAACTCTTGCACCAGTATCGTACAAAACTGATAGAAGCACCATATCCCGAAATCCTTCGTAAGTAGATGAGTCAGGCTGC
The genomic region above belongs to Clostridium swellfunianum and contains:
- a CDS encoding MBL fold metallo-hydrolase; this translates as MRIMFLGTSAATSCPLVFCKCRVCQSARIKKGKDLRKRASLLINEDLLIDLGPDVVTSSAMYNIDLTKVKYILQTHGHSDHFAAGHLITRLKEYATENIERIDLLASIDTVKSLDKWLKTEESNADLFDSNWLDILSMDIKYIDNGDCIKIGKYFITAIESLHDVSENSLIFIISSDNRSILYGTDLLRLSDRAWNILKKFKLALVILDHTYGEGFNAGGYLDAGQVIDIIRRMKEEEIIDENSIVYATHISHEGNDIHEVMEKLATKSGYHIAYDGLEISL
- a CDS encoding site-specific integrase; amino-acid sequence: MNNADFPRYLSYFLSKYLPGQKNASVHTISSYRDTFKLFLVFCTTKRSMRPETISMNQLTKELVVEYLQWLEEKRECSISTRNHRLAVLHSFFQYVQKEVPENLFEIQKILSIPNKKSQKGLVQYLTGTEIRILLQQPDSSTYEGFRDMVLLSVLYDTGARVQELTEIRIKDIRLSDPSVITLHGKGNKIRQVPLMGGTSELLEKYLKIKKYHFGLAKTDNYLFTNQKNQKLSRWGVSYILNKYVEMAREKSLFKVNFHITPHVLRHAKAMHLLQSGVNLIYIRDFLGHADCSTTEIYARADSEMKRKAIENAYVDLVPDEIPRWEEDGDLMKWLNGLCE
- a CDS encoding AAA family ATPase, yielding MPNGIVIFGANGCGKTTLGCELARKLKIKHLDVEDYYFEESEIPYSKPRSKDTVIELMLVDIEKCDSFVLSSVKGDYGDKISSMYKLGVFLSVPIDIRLERVKRRSLEQYGERVLVGGDMYEQEQGFLEFVRTRNLSIIDEWTKTLACPILHLDGTKAISENIQLIIEGYNRTK
- a CDS encoding GNAT family N-acetyltransferase — translated: MDTTEYIFDPGNPWISQEFILYRKDFDKKINELILIENMFDISLIKDYCMLLNNAFSFQVPSSNLDDTIKYIHDLSRKQYFTDSFKSFWKGNELIGFYWLNGNIVDKLVVKPDFHRLGYGTYLLTHAFKNIFSNSDYEYASLSCMLQNKNGLAFYRMYGLVEGIIE